Sequence from the Candidatus Eremiobacteraceae bacterium genome:
CTGCGGCCGGCCAAACTCGACGACGTCGTCGGTCAAGAGGCAGCGGTGCGGTCGCTGCTCACCAAGATCGCATCTCCGTTCCCTCAACACGTCATACTCTACGGTCCGCCGGGAGTGGGCAAGACGACGGTAGCGCGGCTCGCGCTGGAAGCGGCGAAGATCGCCGTCTATTCGCCGTTCGCGGCCGATGCGCCGTTCGTCGAGGTCGGCGGGTCCACGCTGCGCTGGGACCCGCGCGAGATCACCAATCCGCTGCTCGGTTCGGTGCACGATCCCATCTATCAGGGCACGCGGCGCGATTTCGCCGAGGGTGGGGTTCCGGAGCCCAAATTGGGCTTGGTCACAAAGGCGCACGGCGGCATGCTGTTCATCGACGAGATCGGCGAGCTCGACCCGATGATGCAGGTGAAGCTGTTGAAAGTGCTCGAGGACAAGCGCGTCACCTTCGAGTCTTCCTACTACGACGAGTCGGACCCAAACGTTCCGTCCTACATCAAGAAACTTTTCACCCAAGGCGCGCCCGCGGATTTCGTGCTGGTCGGCGCCACCACGCGACAGCCCGAGGAGATCGATCCTGCAGTTCGCTCGCGCTGCGCCGAAGTGTACTTCGTGCCGCTCGCGCAAGGTCAGATCGCCGACATCGTGCGCCGCGCGGCGCAGCGCTTGCAAGCCGCGTTGGACGACGGCGCCGCCGATCTTATCGCCGAATACACCCTCGAGGGACGCATGGCGGTGCAGGTGCTTGCGGACGCGTTCGGCGTTGCCCTTTACCGCACGAGCGGAGGTGGTGCGGCGGTTCCCGCGGACGCGGTCAGGGTCACCGCGGCCGACATCCAGGAAGTCATGCAGAGTAGGCGGCTAAGCCGGCACACACCGGTGCGCGCCTCGGCGCGTCATGAGACCGGCAAGGCGTTCGGATTGGGTGTGCATCATTTCATGGGCGGCCTCATCGAGTTCGAAGCCGTGGCGTTCAAGTCTGCGCGCGAAGGCAAGGGTGCCGTGCGGTTCAACGATACCGCGGGTTCGATGGCCAAGGATTCGGTCTTCAACGCCACGTCGGTCATCCGTGCTGTATGCGGAATCGATCCAGCGGACTACGACCTGCACGTCAACGTCGTCGGC
This genomic interval carries:
- the lonC gene encoding Lon family ATP-dependent protease, whose protein sequence is MAKIQAENAIGRQVTALFEMLASLLGPDKLVLKAGKLDALSLMRSKSLPKRMLALQRLVFEDPTIDKLPALSALPGALAAVEEELADMIAQRTVEEDIEKKVGVKMAERHRDYIKDLKLEALKEDGGPETSSTLKKKEELDALEQRGLPSSALAVLRPAKLDDVVGQEAAVRSLLTKIASPFPQHVILYGPPGVGKTTVARLALEAAKIAVYSPFAADAPFVEVGGSTLRWDPREITNPLLGSVHDPIYQGTRRDFAEGGVPEPKLGLVTKAHGGMLFIDEIGELDPMMQVKLLKVLEDKRVTFESSYYDESDPNVPSYIKKLFTQGAPADFVLVGATTRQPEEIDPAVRSRCAEVYFVPLAQGQIADIVRRAAQRLQAALDDGAADLIAEYTLEGRMAVQVLADAFGVALYRTSGGGAAVPADAVRVTAADIQEVMQSRRLSRHTPVRASARHETGKAFGLGVHHFMGGLIEFEAVAFKSAREGKGAVRFNDTAGSMAKDSVFNATSVIRAVCGIDPADYDLHVNVVGGGAIDGPSAGVAVFSCLYSALRRVPLPQDVAMTGEVGIGGAVRPVGGIPEKLWAARAAGMRAVIVPRENANDVPSDLRGMEVSLVGDVREALAALGVEQVPTA